A stretch of the Acetomicrobium thermoterrenum DSM 13490 genome encodes the following:
- a CDS encoding helix-turn-helix domain-containing protein has product MSLGLKIKRIRQQRGLTQGELASIVGVSPGYIQALESNRRNGSLRILKKIAEALAVDTSELLEDMQEKANKVHLDALLSDRSTEIWYGGKRVDERKKDMLRRVLDAILLNEGE; this is encoded by the coding sequence ATGAGTTTGGGTCTGAAGATCAAAAGGATCAGGCAGCAGCGGGGGTTGACCCAGGGCGAATTGGCCAGTATCGTTGGGGTTAGCCCCGGCTACATTCAAGCTTTGGAGAGCAACAGGAGAAACGGTTCCTTGAGAATACTAAAGAAGATAGCCGAGGCGTTGGCCGTCGACACATCGGAGCTGCTTGAAGATATGCAAGAAAAGGCGAATAAAGTACATTTAGATGCGCTATTATCGGACAGATCTACCGAAATTTGGTATGGCGGCAAGAGAGTGGACGAAAGAAAAAAAGACATGCTTAGAAGGGTATTGGACGCCATTTTGCTGAACGAGGGAGAATAG
- a CDS encoding metal-dependent transcriptional regulator yields the protein MSNLTPRKEDYIKEIYKLAEKNRAVRIKDIAQVMGVRAPTVVGIISLLKEDGLVAQEPYGYLELTQPGREKAKSLIQREQLIRRFFEDVLELPSDEAKENACAIEHYISLSCLERLVSFIEFLHTCPYEKPKFLEHFRQFLNSKDAEGISCCCCSEVAQKK from the coding sequence ATGTCTAATCTGACTCCAAGAAAAGAGGACTACATCAAGGAGATTTACAAGCTCGCAGAAAAGAACAGGGCGGTTCGCATAAAAGATATAGCTCAAGTCATGGGAGTTAGGGCTCCTACCGTCGTCGGCATAATATCTTTGTTAAAGGAAGACGGTCTTGTGGCCCAGGAGCCCTACGGCTATCTCGAGCTTACGCAACCGGGTAGGGAAAAGGCAAAGTCTTTAATACAAAGAGAGCAGTTAATAAGGCGTTTCTTCGAAGATGTACTGGAACTGCCAAGCGATGAGGCGAAGGAAAATGCCTGCGCCATTGAACATTACATCTCATTAAGCTGTCTGGAACGCCTCGTATCATTTATCGAGTTTCTCCATACCTGCCCCTACGAAAAGCCAAAATTCCTGGAACATTTCAGACAGTTTTTAAATTCAAAAGACGCGGAAGGCATTTCGTGCTGTTGCTGCTCGGAGGTTGCCCAAAAGAAGTAA
- a CDS encoding MATE family efflux transporter, with amino-acid sequence MQIRKPTNVDMGSDSVSRVLTRLAIPSMITMFAHTIFHIVDTMFIAWLGTVPLAGMSLMMPVIFVVYALMSGCTIGATTLISKNLGMGRLYRSRYLANAALSLVFLISLFPCLLLIPSIKEHFFSFLGASPEALVHINRYLFWQVWSFPVASWSLLLDAVYRSQGNATMPMYALLIGNAVNIALDPLLIFTFDMGIGGAALATLVGRILTFAYSFLKLRHYSDIYPKLILTRNTIPTWRSIVVIGLPLSLSQISFSVGAALLNKIFAQYGEAAISGWALGNRIEDIAFLLVFGLNAALVPFVAYNLGKGEIERVKEGLAFACKWAFILMCSVGVLLYAFPSMFLAVFKPEGLTLSYSVASIRASTTAYPLIALTIIIGGLFLGAGYTQYNFYAQIIRNILVRYPAALLLNAMFGIDGVWWCQPVSSVVAFFVSLYFLKKLKPAILDVREQFT; translated from the coding sequence ATGCAGATAAGAAAACCGACTAACGTTGACATGGGAAGCGATTCGGTTTCCCGTGTATTGACGCGACTTGCCATTCCTTCGATGATTACCATGTTTGCCCACACGATTTTTCATATAGTCGATACCATGTTCATCGCCTGGCTTGGGACCGTGCCGCTGGCGGGCATGTCTTTGATGATGCCGGTGATATTCGTCGTCTATGCCCTCATGAGCGGCTGCACGATAGGGGCTACCACCCTTATAAGCAAAAATTTAGGCATGGGAAGACTTTATCGAAGTCGCTATCTGGCGAACGCTGCCCTATCTTTAGTATTTTTGATATCTCTTTTTCCATGCCTGCTTTTAATTCCCTCTATAAAGGAGCATTTCTTCTCCTTTCTGGGAGCAAGCCCGGAGGCTCTTGTGCATATAAACAGATATCTTTTCTGGCAGGTTTGGTCCTTTCCCGTTGCCTCTTGGTCTCTTTTGCTAGATGCCGTTTACAGGAGCCAGGGAAACGCCACCATGCCGATGTACGCGTTATTGATAGGGAATGCCGTAAATATAGCTTTGGATCCTCTGCTGATCTTCACCTTTGATATGGGCATCGGAGGAGCTGCTCTGGCGACCCTTGTGGGCAGAATTTTGACCTTCGCTTACTCTTTTTTGAAGTTGAGACACTACAGTGATATATATCCCAAGCTTATCTTGACCAGAAATACGATCCCAACGTGGCGAAGTATCGTAGTCATCGGTTTGCCTCTTTCTCTTTCTCAGATCAGCTTTTCCGTCGGCGCCGCGCTGTTAAACAAGATATTTGCACAGTATGGGGAAGCTGCCATTAGCGGTTGGGCTTTGGGCAACCGCATAGAGGATATCGCATTCTTGCTGGTGTTTGGGTTGAATGCCGCCCTTGTCCCCTTCGTCGCCTATAATTTGGGAAAAGGAGAGATAGAAAGGGTCAAAGAGGGGCTTGCCTTTGCATGCAAGTGGGCTTTCATATTGATGTGCAGCGTGGGCGTCCTTTTGTACGCATTTCCCTCGATGTTTCTCGCTGTCTTCAAGCCCGAGGGACTGACTCTAAGTTATTCGGTTGCCTCCATAAGGGCGTCGACGACGGCCTACCCCCTCATAGCCTTGACTATCATCATTGGCGGTCTTTTTCTTGGCGCAGGCTATACACAATATAATTTTTATGCTCAGATTATACGAAACATTTTAGTTCGATATCCCGCAGCACTGCTTTTGAACGCAATGTTTGGCATAGACGGAGTATGGTGGTGTCAGCCCGTATCTTCCGTAGTTGCCTTCTTCGTATCGCTTTATTTTTTGAAGAAACTCAAACCGGCCATCCTAGATGTTCGGGAGCAATTTACTTAG
- a CDS encoding HD-GYP domain-containing protein: MLQAIRVPVKELQRCSGIVAEDVVSNDKALLLPRGSNLALLDDRAINILKGKLISEGVEYINIYLHNNSDASLITSIQDENDYQSVPPYRQIDKSLAEMALYQINDIYNRIAKGEALSELYEPLLNTARVLTQEILESEAITLSLYKVKERDEYTFVHSLNVSLLSGFLAGKLLKGDSVTEKIVIGGLLHDVGKTRIPLEILNKPCPLTAEEFAVMKGHPLLGFGILREARITDETILNVTLFHHERMDGKGYPKGLTGKDIPVEARIVAVADVFDAVTTNRVYRSGVSLYNAISLIIKDTGKHFDPKVSRELVSALGLYPPGTIVELSDGNIAVVIACNEGDLFRPTVKLMGSWAEVTSGNGRDGKVVNLRNTPNLYIKKAVGNFSK; this comes from the coding sequence ATGTTGCAAGCTATCAGAGTTCCTGTCAAAGAATTGCAACGTTGTAGTGGCATTGTAGCCGAAGATGTTGTATCCAATGATAAGGCTCTTCTTTTGCCTCGTGGCTCGAATTTAGCTCTTCTAGACGATAGGGCCATCAATATCTTAAAGGGAAAACTCATTTCTGAAGGGGTAGAATATATAAACATCTATCTTCACAATAATTCGGATGCCTCCTTAATTACATCAATACAGGATGAGAACGATTATCAATCCGTCCCTCCCTATCGGCAAATTGACAAATCACTAGCGGAAATGGCGCTATATCAGATTAATGACATTTACAACAGAATTGCAAAAGGAGAGGCATTATCGGAGCTGTACGAACCACTGTTGAATACGGCACGGGTTTTGACTCAAGAGATATTAGAATCCGAGGCCATTACTCTTTCCTTATATAAAGTGAAGGAAAGAGATGAGTATACTTTCGTACATTCTCTCAATGTTTCATTGCTTTCTGGTTTTTTGGCTGGAAAGCTATTAAAGGGCGATAGTGTAACCGAGAAGATCGTAATCGGAGGATTGCTGCACGATGTAGGCAAGACAAGGATTCCTCTAGAAATTTTAAACAAACCTTGCCCCTTAACAGCCGAAGAGTTCGCAGTGATGAAGGGCCACCCGTTACTAGGGTTTGGAATTCTAAGGGAGGCGAGGATTACCGACGAAACAATACTAAATGTTACTTTGTTCCATCACGAAAGAATGGATGGAAAGGGATACCCCAAGGGTCTAACGGGCAAGGACATTCCCGTTGAAGCAAGAATAGTTGCGGTGGCAGACGTCTTCGACGCAGTTACTACAAATCGCGTCTATCGCAGTGGTGTGTCTCTGTATAATGCTATATCTTTGATCATTAAGGATACTGGTAAGCATTTCGATCCAAAAGTTTCGCGGGAACTGGTATCAGCTTTAGGTTTGTATCCGCCGGGGACGATTGTGGAGTTGTCCGACGGCAACATAGCCGTTGTAATTGCCTGCAATGAGGGTGATTTGTTTCGACCCACAGTTAAGCTGATGGGCTCCTGGGCAGAAGTTACCTCCGGCAATGGACGCGATGGAAAGGTAGTGAACTTGAGAAATACCCCCAATTTGTACATAAAAAAAGCCGTAGGGAACTTCAGTAAATAA